The DNA sequence GGTATTGATAAGCTTGCCTGGGTCATCATGCTTTCTGTATTCGGGAGTATTTATGCGGAAACACAATCCCGCCTGGGAACGGTAGACGCTACGTTAAATGGTCTGCGAAGAATATTCGGCAACTCCCCCCTCGGCCTGATCGCGGCGATCATTCTTACACTTGTCTTAGCCGGTTCCCTGCTTGGGGATGCCATCGCTGCCGCAACGGTAATCGGCTTCTTGGTGATCCACTCTCTGCATGAACTCAAGCTAAAGCCGGAGCAGATCGGAATGATCATTCTGCTGGGAGCCTCGCTCGGTTCTCTTATGCCCCCGATCAGTCAGGGCGTATTTTTATCCGCTTCCCTGGTAGGCATTGATCCGGGACCGGTTGTATCCATTGCATACTTAACCGTTGGAGGCGGAATTATCTTTGCTATTGCAGAGACCGCACGCTTTGTAAGAGGGAGGCGTATAGCAGAAGACAGTATATCTGCTAAGGAGCTGGCAGTAGCACAGGACATCCCTTCCAATCATTTGGCAGGCGATACAACGAAATCCCAAAGGTATGTATTTGTGCCGCTTGCCGTATTAATTGGTATCGTGCTTGCGAATTCCGCATTCGGATATGACATTTTTAAGGAATGGGGCGTATTTGCTGCGCTTACAGAGAAATTAAATGCCATCCCCATTGTAAAAGGAATTGTATTTCCGATTGTTTTATCTATTATTATTGCAACACTGGTCAGCTTTCTCTTCTCCAACGTACGTAAAGAGGGAAAGGCGGTCATCAAGAATGGCCTGGAAAAAGTGAGCCAGACCGCGCAAATCCAGCTATGTGCGGGGTTTATGATCGGCGTCTTCTATCAAGCCGGAATGATTGATACAGTCAAGGCGTTTGCCGAACAACTCCCAGGCTCCGCTGTTAGCGTGGGCGGGGCGGTAGCTACTGTTTTAGTAGGGATGCTGACAGGCTCTCAGACAGCGGCACAGACGATCATTATTACGTTTCTCGGTCCAGCACTTACTCATCTTGGTGTCGATCCGATAAAGGTTGCGCTAGGTGCCTCACACATTGCAGCAGCCGGACAGAACATGCCGCCTGTTGGGTTGACGGCATTCGTTGTGTGCGGATTAATCGGAGGCATCATTAATCAAAAGGTCGATCCGGTAAAGGTTATGCTGCTTGCGCTGCCAAACTCTCTTTACTTTTTAATTGTAGGCTTAATTGCCTGGATGATGTAAAGCTAGAAAAGCCTTTAGGCCGTTATGGCTTAAAGGCTTTTCTAATTCTATAGACGAACAGGCAGCGTAGTAAGACCTCGCAGCAGCAGACCTGGCTGCCAGGAAAGTGTATCAAGAGGAACCGCGGGTTTACTGTTTGGCAGGCGGCGCAATAATGCAGAAAAGGCAATACGACCTTCAAGCCGAGCCAGTGGAGCACCGAGGCAGAAGTGAATACCAAGACCAAAAGCAAGGTGCCGATTTTCTTTACGGGTGATATCGAATTGGTCAGGGTTTTCGAATTGTGCAGGATCGCGATTGGCAGACGCGATGATAATCAGTACCATATCTCCTTTGGCAATGGTTTTGCCTCGCAGTGATACGTCCTCAAGCGCCCAGCGGTTTGTGGTAACTTCAATCGGACTATAATACCGCAGCATTTCCTCGATGGCTGACTCCATCAGCTGTGGATTGGCTTTTAACTTCTCGAACTGATCCGGATGCTCAAGCAGTGCATACATCCCGTTGCCGATGAGATTTACTGTTGTTTCGTGACCTGCAATAATCAATAGAATAACCATAGAATACAATTCCTGCTCTGAAAGCTTGTCACCTTCAGCTTCTGCATGCACAAGGCCGCTGATTAGATCTTCCTTCGGATTGGCCCGTCGTTCTTCGAATAAATCGCGGAGATATGAGGTGAATTCTGTAAACTGAGGAATGATCCGCCGCAGGTGTTCCGGATCGTTTGCAGCAGAGATCAAAGCATGAGACCAACGGCGAAAACGGTCCCGATCTTCAACCGGAATGCCCAGCATTTCGGAGATGACGATGATGGGAAGAGGAAAAGCAAATTCGCTAATCAGGTCCATCTCCTCTTTGCCTGTAGCCTCATCTAGTAATTCCTCCGTGATTTCTTCGATTCTCCCCTGTAGTCCATCAATCATTCGGGGCGTGAATACACCCTGTACAAGCGCGCGAAGCCTGGTATGATCCGGTGGGTCTGCGTTCAGCATCATTTTTGAGATCAATTCAAATCCTTCATACGTAAGCGGACGGGGATTATCGACATCAAATACGCGGGTAGGGTCTTTGCCGAATCGTACATCCCGCAGTACCGCAAGACTATCATCATAACGAAGAATCAGCCAGGCAGTCTGACCGTCGGGCATTGAGAGCGGATAGACGGGATCTGTTTCTCGTAATGTCGCATACATTGGATAGGCATGTTCTTTAAACTCAGGCGAAAACAAGTTGATTGACTGCATATGCAACCTCCTTTTTGAGCTGAGACGGAAATATTCTTCCTTACCACGTATGAGAACGTACTAGCCTTTTTTCTAACAAAACATGCGTTGTTATTTTGATAGTGGCAACTCGCGCTTTTGCTTACTCATCGATAACCATTCTTCAAATGCGCCGGAGCCGAGCAGTACACCGCACAAAATAAAAAGAAAACCGAGGACTTGTGCCGTGCCTATTTTCTCGCCGAGAAATAGGGCGGCTCCAACGAGCGAGAAAAATGGACTTAAGTTCATAAAAATCGCGGATTCGGCGGCTCCTACTCTACCGATCGCATAGTTATAGATCATGTGACCTAATGCTGTTGCCACGATAGCGGATGCGAAGAAGATAAGCCACAAGCCAGCGGATGCCTCCATCATACTTTGCACTCCACCCGGCTCAAGAAATACACCGAGAAGCAGTAAAAGAGCTGCGCCGATCACAAGCATATACCCGGTCATTAAGCGGGGATCGAGCGTGCGTGACGCTTTTTTGATCAGCACGAAGCTTGCTGTCTGGGCGAGAATGGAGATAAAAATATCGAGATCACCAATAGAAATACTGCTGATGCCTCCACCCCGGAGCACAATAAATGAAACACCGGCAAACCCTAACAGAACTCCGATCACGCGGAGAATGGAGAGGGACGTTCCAAGAAACAGCACGGCCAGGATGGAAGTGAGAAGCGGTCCGAGACCTAAGATTAATCCGCCATTAGAAGCTGACGTATGAGTAAGTCCGACCGATAAAAAATAATGATGAACCACTACATTTAAAAGGGCGCCGAAAAAAACATACCGAAATTCTACCCGTGTCAACAAGCGAACTTGCTTAAACAAGAAAAGAATGAGGAATACAGTAATACCTGCTGTGAAGATACGAAAGGCTGTCATGGTTACCGGCATGAAGTTCGTAACCAGAATTTTCGTTGCTGTCACATTAAATCCCCACATGATCATAATACAAAATAATATAAAATAAATTTTATATTTCCCCATATTTCCACCCCGTTTTATACCAGTTTAGCACATCTCTTAGCTTATGTTGTGCTTATAGCACACATCCTCCAACAGAAGTGTTGGAGGATGCGGCATCTTAATATGATTATGCGTAGCAGGTGCGGGCCTGAAGCATTTCTTCAAATACTGCAGGTGGAACCGGTTTACTAAAGAGATAGCCCTGAACCTAGTTGCAGCCATGTTCTTCCAAAAAGGTAAATTGTTCTTCTGTTTCGACTCCTTCCGCCACAATCGTTAAATTCATATGCTTGGCCAATGAAATGATCGAAGCAACGATCGCTTCATTGTGAGAGTTATCGGCTAAGTCCCGTACGAAGGACTGATCAACTTTTAAGGTATGAATGGGAAATGTTTTTAAATAGCCAAGCGAGCTGTATCCGGTGCCGAAGTCATCAATTCCGATCTTCACGCCAAGCGTTTTTAGCCTCTGCAATGTAATCTCTGCCCGATCCACGTTGTTCATTGTGGTCGTTTCTGTCACTTCTAGCTCCACATAGTGAGGATCGAGGTCGTATTCTTTAAGGATAGCTGCTACCATATCGACAAAGTTCTCCTCATGAAACTGGCGAGTCGATACATTGACCGCAATCTGTAAAGAGGGAAACAGTGCCTCTTGCCATATTTTTGTCTGTTTGCAGGCGATTTTGAAAATCTTTTCTCCAATCCGGACAATTAGCCCTGTTTCTTCAGCAAGTGGAATGAACTGGTTGGGCGGAATCAATCCAAGGGTCGGATGCTCCCAACGGGTTAGTGCTTCCATTCCAATAATCTCCCTTGTAGCAATATCGACTTTCGGCTGGTAATGGACGATGAATTGATCGAGTTCAATGGCTTTACGTAAATCTTGTTCTAACTGTATTTTGTTCAATTCGTTGTCCACAAGTGAAGTGGTATAGAGATTATAGGTTGATTTTCCTTTTCCTTTGGCCCAGTACATCGCAATATCCGCATGCCGCATCAACGTATCCGCATCTTCCCCATCCCTTGGATAAAGAGCGATGCCGATACTAGTAGAAACAAAAACCTCGTGTCCTTTTAATGTAATAGGCTGCTGCAGCGCCTGCATGATTTGCATAGCCATTTCTTCCGCTTCTTCCTGTCCGCTAAGATTTCGCATGAGTAGGGTAAACTCATCACCACCCATCCGTGCTACCATATGATCGGCTCCCATGCATGCCGAGTAACGAGCAGCAACTTCATGAAGCAGTGCATCCCCGAATGTATGACCGAGTGTATCATTAATAATCTTAAAGCGATCCAGATCAAAAAACATAACAGCTAGCAGTGTCCCATTTTCCTTTGCCTCTTCAATGGAGGCTGTGAGATGACGCTCAAAGAACCTGCGATTAGGCAATGCAGTCAGCTCATCATAAAAAGCCATGTAATGAATTTTCTCTTCTACTCTCTTTTGATAGAACGTGCTGAATAATACAAAGCTCTGAATAATAAGAATTGCGATACCGATACTGACGGCAAGAAGGGATGTGTTAAGTGAGAAGGGAGAAGCAGTCTCTTCATATCGTACCCCTTCTTTGTGAAAGTGAGTGGCAGCCATTCCTACATAATGCATACCTGATATAGCAATTCCCATAATCATCGCACTTGAAATTTTAATCAAAACAAGTTTGGAAGACCGGGAACTTTTTAGCTGAAAGGCAAGTTTAAGCGCTGCGATAGAAGCGCCGAATGCGATAATGATAGAGAGGACGACAAGCATTACGTCGTATTGCATGGTAGCGGCCATTTTCATTGCTATCATACCGATATAATGCATGGCAACAATCGCACCTGCCATACATATACCGCCAACCAGCAGATGAATAGGTGTCATCGTAGTACGACTAGCGACAAGCAGTGCCACAAAAGATGCAAAAATCGCAACCAAGACAGAAAGCAGCATGATCGGTAAATCATAGGCAACGGAAATAGGAAGCATAAAGGCCAGCATAGCGATAAAATGCATGGACCAAATTCCCAAACCGATCACGACAGCACCACCGAACAACCAGACTTTTCGTATAGCTCCAACAGAAAAGGCAACTCTACCGACCAGGCCAAGCGCAGCATAGGAAGCCGAGATCGCGATGAATACAGATAATACTACAAGGTAAAAATTATACGTTCCTGTTACTTCCATACTCTGCTCTCCTTTATAGATACATACCAAATGTAAAAAGAATTCTATTTAATAATATTAACATTGTGTTTATTGTGTTAAAGATGCGAGAGAACAATTCTTTTCACCATGTGATAGGGCCGATCAGCGGGACTTCTCACTACATCCCCTACAGAGGCGGCAAAAAATGCCGATCCGGCAAAATGCTTTCTTTATATGCGGCATTTTCTGCCGCTATATCTTTATAAGAGTCGACTTTAAATTGAAAACGATTGCAGTTTTACCGTACAAAGAAGTTGGCATAAGTTTTGCAAGTTTGAAATGTTAGAAAAATAATAAAAATAGGAATGTTGGGGATGTTATACGGCAGCATGATGGTGAAAGGAGACTATATATGGACAAAACGTTACGTTTAATGTGGGGAAGAATGTGGGAGATGCATCAGCAAGCAAAAAACATCTTGTTCTTTTCCTCACACTCTACAGCAAATACGCAGGTGAAGAAAAAGCAGGAAAATATCATACAGCATAAGGAACCGAACCGGGCTCCTAAATCGAGCCCGGCGCAAAAGATTGGATTACTTCTTGGCCCGCTCTTATTTTTAGTGATTTTATTGTTTGTATCTCCCGACGGGATGTCTAAGGAAGCCGTAGCTGTACTGGCAAGCACAGTATGGATTGCGACATGGTGGGTAACAGAGGCTGTGCCGATTCCTGTCGCATCGCTGCTGCCGATTATTCTCTTTCCGTTAACAGGAGCTGTCGAGGGTGATGCGGTTATGACGCCGTATGCCGACAGTATTATCTTTTTATTTATTGGCGGTTTTATGATTGCGATTGCAATCGAAAAATGGAATCTGCATCGAAGAATTGCATTAAGTATCATTTTAATGATGGGAACCAATACAGAGAGGCTCGTATTGGGCTTCATTGCAGCAACAGGGTTTCTGTCCATGTGGATATCCAATACGGCAACAGCGATGATGATGGTTCCGATCGCTCTTGCGGTTACGTCTCAGGCGAAGGAATCAATGCGGCAGGATCAAGAGAAGATGAACAATTTCGTAAAGGCTACGATGTTAGGGGTTATGTATGCGGCCTCTATCGGAGGATTGGGAACGCTCATCGGAACACCGGCAAATATGGTTCTAGCCTCTACGATCAAAAACTTGTATGGTATCGATCTTT is a window from the Aneurinibacillus sp. REN35 genome containing:
- a CDS encoding TRAP transporter large permease subunit, which produces MISVLVPILLLFVIVLVPAIPKIGGNIKIGLLAAGGSAALFGGLNFMELVSAAITGIDKLAWVIMLSVFGSIYAETQSRLGTVDATLNGLRRIFGNSPLGLIAAIILTLVLAGSLLGDAIAAATVIGFLVIHSLHELKLKPEQIGMIILLGASLGSLMPPISQGVFLSASLVGIDPGPVVSIAYLTVGGGIIFAIAETARFVRGRRIAEDSISAKELAVAQDIPSNHLAGDTTKSQRYVFVPLAVLIGIVLANSAFGYDIFKEWGVFAALTEKLNAIPIVKGIVFPIVLSIIIATLVSFLFSNVRKEGKAVIKNGLEKVSQTAQIQLCAGFMIGVFYQAGMIDTVKAFAEQLPGSAVSVGGAVATVLVGMLTGSQTAAQTIIITFLGPALTHLGVDPIKVALGASHIAAAGQNMPPVGLTAFVVCGLIGGIINQKVDPVKVMLLALPNSLYFLIVGLIAWMM
- a CDS encoding DMT family transporter; this encodes MGKYKIYFILFCIMIMWGFNVTATKILVTNFMPVTMTAFRIFTAGITVFLILFLFKQVRLLTRVEFRYVFFGALLNVVVHHYFLSVGLTHTSASNGGLILGLGPLLTSILAVLFLGTSLSILRVIGVLLGFAGVSFIVLRGGGISSISIGDLDIFISILAQTASFVLIKKASRTLDPRLMTGYMLVIGAALLLLLGVFLEPGGVQSMMEASAGLWLIFFASAIVATALGHMIYNYAIGRVGAAESAIFMNLSPFFSLVGAALFLGEKIGTAQVLGFLFILCGVLLGSGAFEEWLSMSKQKRELPLSK
- a CDS encoding cytochrome P450 family protein, producing MQSINLFSPEFKEHAYPMYATLRETDPVYPLSMPDGQTAWLILRYDDSLAVLRDVRFGKDPTRVFDVDNPRPLTYEGFELISKMMLNADPPDHTRLRALVQGVFTPRMIDGLQGRIEEITEELLDEATGKEEMDLISEFAFPLPIIVISEMLGIPVEDRDRFRRWSHALISAANDPEHLRRIIPQFTEFTSYLRDLFEERRANPKEDLISGLVHAEAEGDKLSEQELYSMVILLIIAGHETTVNLIGNGMYALLEHPDQFEKLKANPQLMESAIEEMLRYYSPIEVTTNRWALEDVSLRGKTIAKGDMVLIIIASANRDPAQFENPDQFDITRKENRHLAFGLGIHFCLGAPLARLEGRIAFSALLRRLPNSKPAVPLDTLSWQPGLLLRGLTTLPVRL
- a CDS encoding putative bifunctional diguanylate cyclase/phosphodiesterase, yielding MEVTGTYNFYLVVLSVFIAISASYAALGLVGRVAFSVGAIRKVWLFGGAVVIGLGIWSMHFIAMLAFMLPISVAYDLPIMLLSVLVAIFASFVALLVASRTTMTPIHLLVGGICMAGAIVAMHYIGMIAMKMAATMQYDVMLVVLSIIIAFGASIAALKLAFQLKSSRSSKLVLIKISSAMIMGIAISGMHYVGMAATHFHKEGVRYEETASPFSLNTSLLAVSIGIAILIIQSFVLFSTFYQKRVEEKIHYMAFYDELTALPNRRFFERHLTASIEEAKENGTLLAVMFFDLDRFKIINDTLGHTFGDALLHEVAARYSACMGADHMVARMGGDEFTLLMRNLSGQEEAEEMAMQIMQALQQPITLKGHEVFVSTSIGIALYPRDGEDADTLMRHADIAMYWAKGKGKSTYNLYTTSLVDNELNKIQLEQDLRKAIELDQFIVHYQPKVDIATREIIGMEALTRWEHPTLGLIPPNQFIPLAEETGLIVRIGEKIFKIACKQTKIWQEALFPSLQIAVNVSTRQFHEENFVDMVAAILKEYDLDPHYVELEVTETTTMNNVDRAEITLQRLKTLGVKIGIDDFGTGYSSLGYLKTFPIHTLKVDQSFVRDLADNSHNEAIVASIISLAKHMNLTIVAEGVETEEQFTFLEEHGCN